In Chitinophaga nivalis, a single genomic region encodes these proteins:
- a CDS encoding exodeoxyribonuclease III — MRIVSYNVNGLRSAMTKGFTEWLQSDPADIICLQEIKAHQENIDFQQFEKLGYEHYWFPAQKKGYSGVAVLTRIKPDHVQYGNGYMQSDTEGRFIRLDFGDITLINTYFPSGTSGDLRQTYKYQWLEEFFGYLDELKKTRPQLVVCGDYNICHKPIDIHDPVSNKNSTGFLPEERAWMDRFFASGFVDTFRHFNADPHQYSWWSFRANARNNNKGWRIDYINVTSPLMPKLKHAAIFQQVKHSDHCPVFLELAP; from the coding sequence ATGAGGATCGTATCTTATAATGTAAACGGCCTGCGGTCGGCCATGACCAAAGGATTCACCGAATGGCTGCAGTCTGATCCTGCCGATATTATCTGCCTGCAGGAAATCAAAGCGCATCAGGAAAACATCGATTTCCAGCAGTTTGAAAAGCTGGGGTATGAACACTACTGGTTTCCGGCACAAAAAAAAGGTTACAGCGGCGTAGCCGTATTAACCCGTATTAAGCCGGATCATGTACAGTATGGTAATGGTTATATGCAAAGTGATACCGAAGGCCGGTTTATAAGGCTGGATTTCGGGGATATCACCTTAATCAATACCTACTTCCCTTCCGGCACCAGCGGCGATTTACGGCAAACCTACAAATACCAGTGGCTGGAAGAGTTTTTTGGTTACCTGGATGAGTTGAAGAAAACACGGCCGCAGCTGGTTGTTTGCGGGGATTATAACATCTGCCACAAACCTATCGACATACATGATCCGGTGAGCAACAAAAACTCAACGGGTTTCTTACCGGAAGAACGCGCCTGGATGGACCGCTTCTTTGCCAGCGGCTTTGTGGATACCTTCCGGCATTTCAATGCCGATCCGCACCAGTACAGCTGGTGGAGCTTCCGCGCCAATGCACGGAACAATAACAAAGGCTGGCGTATCGACTACATCAATGTAACGTCGCCGCTGATGCCGAAGCTGAAACATGCCGCTATTTTCCAACAGGTAAAACATTCTGATCACTGCCCGGTATTCCTGGAGCTGGCGCCCTGA
- a CDS encoding DUF4286 family protein — protein sequence MIIYNVTVKVAADKHSEWLQWMREEHIPAMLQTGLFVNYRMSRLLEQDDTEGPTYSVQYFTDSFENYETFKTTHAQGLRQRGYDVFGDRFIAFTTVMQEV from the coding sequence ATGATCATATACAATGTAACCGTAAAAGTGGCCGCAGATAAGCATTCTGAGTGGCTACAGTGGATGAGGGAAGAACATATTCCAGCCATGTTGCAAACAGGTCTTTTCGTGAATTACCGCATGAGCAGGCTCCTTGAACAGGATGATACGGAAGGACCTACCTATTCTGTGCAATATTTTACAGATAGTTTTGAAAACTACGAGACCTTTAAAACCACGCATGCACAAGGCCTGCGGCAAAGAGGGTACGACGTTTTCGGCGATCGTTTTATTGCTTTTACCACCGTGATGCAAGAGGTTTAA
- a CDS encoding HU family DNA-binding protein encodes MNKAELIDKLAKDAGITKTQANEALDSFTKAVADTLKKGGKVTLVGFGTFSVSKRAARNGRNPQTGQIIKIKAKKVAKFKAGKALSDKL; translated from the coding sequence ATGAACAAAGCCGAATTAATCGACAAGCTTGCTAAAGATGCAGGCATTACCAAAACCCAAGCTAACGAAGCTCTGGATTCTTTCACCAAAGCTGTTGCTGATACCCTGAAAAAAGGTGGTAAAGTAACTTTGGTTGGTTTCGGTACTTTCTCCGTTTCCAAACGTGCTGCACGTAACGGTAGAAACCCACAAACCGGTCAGATCATCAAGATCAAAGCTAAGAAAGTTGCTAAGTTCAAAGCTGGTAAAGCTTTATCCGACAAGCTCTAA
- a CDS encoding 30S ribosomal protein THX has protein sequence MGRGDIKTKRGKIFSKSFGKVRSAKTRKTAAAAAPKAEPKA, from the coding sequence ATGGGTAGAGGAGATATAAAAACCAAAAGAGGTAAAATCTTCAGCAAGTCATTTGGTAAAGTAAGATCTGCGAAAACCAGAAAAACTGCTGCTGCTGCTGCTCCTAAAGCTGAGCCAAAAGCATAA
- the pdxH gene encoding pyridoxamine 5'-phosphate oxidase — translation MLNQKVADLRKDYIMASLDESDVASDPLQQFGKWWQDAISGEIDEANAMTLATSTPDGRPSARIVLLKSFDEEGFLFFTNYESRKGQELALNPHVTLLFFWRELERQVRIEGTVSKASAGISNEYYNSRPIGSRVGAIASPQSKVIPDRSFLEQQVSLVAAKYETAVPERPDYWGGYVVKPAVVEFWQGRSSRLHDRILYTLTAAGDWNIERLAP, via the coding sequence ATGCTGAACCAGAAAGTAGCTGATTTACGTAAGGATTATATAATGGCCTCCCTGGATGAAAGTGATGTAGCATCCGATCCGTTGCAACAGTTTGGGAAGTGGTGGCAGGATGCCATCAGTGGTGAAATTGATGAAGCCAATGCCATGACATTGGCTACCAGTACGCCTGACGGCCGCCCTTCTGCCCGCATTGTATTACTGAAGAGTTTTGATGAAGAAGGTTTTTTGTTTTTTACCAACTATGAAAGCCGCAAGGGGCAAGAGCTGGCGCTGAATCCGCATGTAACATTATTGTTTTTCTGGCGGGAACTGGAACGGCAGGTACGTATAGAAGGCACGGTCAGCAAGGCTAGTGCGGGTATCAGCAATGAATATTATAATAGTCGTCCGATAGGAAGCCGGGTAGGTGCCATTGCTTCTCCGCAGAGTAAAGTGATTCCGGACCGTTCTTTTCTGGAACAACAGGTGAGTCTGGTTGCTGCCAAATATGAAACAGCAGTACCTGAGCGGCCCGATTACTGGGGTGGTTATGTGGTGAAACCTGCGGTAGTAGAGTTCTGGCAGGGCAGGAGCAGTCGCTTGCACGACCGGATATTATATACTTTAACAGCAGCGGGAGACTGGAACATTGAGCGCCTGGCGCCGTGA
- a CDS encoding DUF3298 and DUF4163 domain-containing protein — protein sequence MKRVSILCLLAATLLLSCNSGGNNHSNTADDSTASLVVPLVSTPYFYTQLKGQLNGQDIILQLLKTAPQLYRGSYCFDSTGSPIGLWGSLDSGLVKLYEENSGEEERVFSGHLTDDGHFKGVWHGDGTSHHFELHTDLKNALPLTVYYASDSARLLPAHPQSPVGIVSNSIVWPVAGTDTVLATLLQQNITGSSRFHDPQQYLKKEIDSFIMSYQLSARDADSTELNDATQAMSWNWSTDNYMRVIWNTWPMLVLEKYNYDFTGGAHGNWGATYISIDRSKKKVITPDDLFKPGYKEVLSGLLDKAYREKYQIPEDEPLGQNLLVKSISPNNNLIVTGKGVAFSYVPYEIGPYALGQVTLFIPAAQLKSILK from the coding sequence ATGAAACGCGTATCCATATTATGCCTGCTGGCAGCTACCCTGTTATTGTCGTGTAATAGTGGCGGCAATAACCACAGCAATACGGCAGATGACAGCACAGCCTCCCTGGTTGTTCCACTGGTATCCACGCCTTACTTTTATACGCAGCTGAAAGGACAGCTAAACGGGCAAGACATTATCCTTCAACTGCTTAAAACAGCCCCTCAGTTATACCGCGGATCCTATTGTTTTGACAGCACCGGATCTCCCATCGGATTATGGGGTAGTCTTGATTCCGGACTGGTTAAACTGTATGAAGAAAACAGCGGTGAGGAAGAACGGGTTTTCAGCGGGCATTTAACCGACGACGGCCACTTCAAAGGGGTATGGCATGGTGATGGTACTTCCCATCATTTTGAGCTGCATACAGACCTGAAAAATGCCCTTCCTCTAACAGTATATTATGCCAGCGATTCTGCCAGGTTACTTCCTGCACATCCTCAGTCGCCGGTAGGTATTGTTTCCAACAGCATTGTATGGCCTGTAGCCGGAACAGATACCGTATTGGCCACCTTACTGCAGCAAAACATTACAGGCAGTTCCCGTTTCCATGATCCGCAGCAATACCTGAAAAAGGAAATCGACTCCTTTATCATGAGTTATCAGCTGTCTGCCCGGGATGCCGACAGCACTGAGCTCAATGACGCTACCCAGGCGATGTCCTGGAACTGGAGTACCGATAATTATATGCGGGTAATCTGGAATACCTGGCCCATGCTGGTATTGGAAAAATACAATTACGATTTCACCGGGGGCGCTCACGGCAACTGGGGCGCTACTTATATCAGCATTGACCGGTCGAAGAAAAAGGTGATTACTCCCGATGACCTGTTCAAACCGGGTTATAAAGAAGTGCTGAGTGGGTTGCTGGATAAAGCCTATCGCGAGAAATACCAGATCCCGGAAGATGAACCGCTGGGACAAAACCTGCTGGTGAAAAGCATTTCGCCCAACAACAACCTGATTGTTACCGGTAAGGGAGTTGCCTTCAGTTATGTGCCTTATGAAATAGGCCCGTATGCACTGGGACAGGTTACCCTGTTTATTCCTGCTGCGCAGCTCAAAAGCATCCTGAAATAA
- the pyrH gene encoding UMP kinase, producing the protein MLPKYKRILLKLSGEALMGDANYGIDPKVVSQYAYDIKSITDLGVQVAIVIGGGNIYRGMNEAESGIERAQGDYMGMLATVINGMALQSGLEKVGLYTRLQSAIKMEQIAEPYIRRRAIRHVEKGRVVIFGGGTGNPYFTTDTAASLRAIEIQADVILKGTRVDGIYTADPEKDKTATRFETITFSEVYQKSLNVMDMTAFTLCQENKLPIIVFDMNRPGNLLNVIMGKNVGTLVKG; encoded by the coding sequence ATGTTGCCAAAGTATAAGCGTATTTTGCTCAAGTTGAGCGGTGAGGCCCTCATGGGGGATGCAAATTATGGTATTGATCCGAAGGTAGTTTCTCAGTATGCCTACGACATTAAATCAATCACTGATTTAGGGGTGCAGGTAGCAATCGTCATCGGCGGTGGAAATATTTACCGTGGTATGAACGAAGCCGAAAGTGGTATTGAGCGGGCACAGGGTGACTATATGGGGATGCTGGCCACAGTTATTAATGGTATGGCTTTACAGAGCGGACTGGAAAAAGTAGGACTGTATACCCGTCTGCAATCTGCCATTAAAATGGAACAGATCGCAGAACCGTATATCCGCCGCCGTGCTATCCGGCACGTGGAAAAAGGCCGTGTGGTGATATTTGGTGGTGGTACCGGTAACCCTTACTTTACTACAGATACCGCTGCTTCACTGCGCGCCATAGAAATCCAGGCAGATGTTATTCTCAAAGGAACCCGCGTAGATGGTATCTATACGGCAGATCCGGAGAAAGACAAAACAGCCACCCGTTTTGAAACCATTACTTTTTCTGAAGTATATCAGAAATCGCTCAATGTAATGGATATGACGGCATTTACCCTTTGCCAGGAAAATAAACTGCCTATCATTGTATTTGACATGAACAGACCAGGTAACCTCCTGAATGTAATCATGGGCAAAAATGTAGGTACACTGGTAAAAGGATAA
- the tsf gene encoding translation elongation factor Ts produces the protein MATITAADVNKLRQQTGAGMMDCRKALVESDGDFEKAVDYLRKKGQKVAALRSDRETKEGVIIAKTSADGKSGVIVGLGCETDFVAKNEDFVKFAQSIVDLALANGTQTVEELNAAQLDGVTVADKVNDQVAKIGEKITLNKFEFVTAGGVTSYIHGNYRMGVLVAFSKPVSEEVGKDIAMQIAAMSPIAVDADSVPAELVAREKEIAVEQVKAEGKPAEMAEKIAAGKVNKFFKESTLLQQAFVKDNNKSVGDFLKSVDADLKVISFKRIALG, from the coding sequence ATGGCAACAATTACAGCAGCTGATGTAAACAAACTGCGTCAGCAAACTGGTGCTGGTATGATGGATTGCAGAAAGGCACTGGTTGAAAGTGATGGTGATTTCGAAAAAGCAGTAGACTACCTGCGTAAGAAAGGTCAGAAAGTAGCTGCACTGCGTTCCGACCGTGAAACCAAAGAAGGTGTTATCATCGCTAAAACTTCTGCAGATGGTAAATCCGGCGTTATCGTTGGGTTAGGTTGTGAAACTGACTTCGTTGCTAAAAACGAAGACTTCGTGAAATTTGCGCAGTCTATCGTGGATCTGGCACTGGCTAACGGTACCCAAACTGTTGAAGAGCTGAATGCTGCTCAACTGGATGGCGTTACTGTAGCTGATAAAGTAAACGATCAGGTAGCGAAAATCGGTGAAAAAATCACCCTGAATAAATTCGAATTCGTTACTGCTGGTGGCGTAACTTCCTACATCCACGGTAATTACCGTATGGGTGTACTGGTAGCTTTCTCTAAACCTGTTTCTGAAGAAGTAGGTAAAGACATCGCTATGCAGATCGCAGCTATGAGCCCGATCGCAGTTGATGCGGACAGTGTTCCTGCTGAACTGGTTGCCCGCGAAAAAGAAATCGCTGTTGAACAGGTGAAAGCAGAAGGCAAACCAGCTGAAATGGCTGAGAAAATTGCTGCCGGTAAAGTGAATAAATTCTTCAAAGAAAGCACCCTGCTGCAACAGGCATTCGTAAAAGACAATAACAAGTCTGTAGGCGACTTCCTGAAATCAGTAGATGCTGATCTGAAAGTAATCAGCTTCAAGCGGATTGCTTTAGGTTAA
- the rpsB gene encoding 30S ribosomal protein S2 has product MENNTSLQQQLLEAGVHFGHLKKKWNPKMLPFIFAEKKGIHIIDLNKTVEGLQEAAAALKSIAKSGKKIMFVATKKQAKEIVADAARNINMPFVTERWLGGMLTNFSTIRKSVKKMQSIEKMLQDGTFDNITKKERLTLSRDKEKMEKVLGGIAQLARVPAALFMVDISHEHIALAEAKRLGITTFGMVDTNSDPTKVDFAIPANDDATKSIAIITSYICAAIAEGLSERATEKSEEVEEEEEADDKARKFEVEGGEDRERGRKPGAPGGRGQGGGQGGANRGGGGRGPGGPGGANRGSGGPNRGGGNAGGGQRRPSNAGGGAPRKPGGGR; this is encoded by the coding sequence ATGGAAAATAATACCTCATTGCAGCAGCAGTTACTGGAGGCAGGTGTTCACTTCGGTCACCTGAAGAAAAAGTGGAATCCAAAAATGCTGCCTTTTATTTTCGCAGAAAAGAAAGGTATTCACATCATTGATCTGAATAAAACCGTAGAAGGATTACAGGAAGCAGCAGCTGCCCTGAAATCTATCGCTAAAAGCGGTAAAAAGATCATGTTCGTTGCTACTAAAAAGCAAGCGAAAGAAATCGTAGCAGATGCTGCGCGTAACATCAACATGCCTTTCGTTACTGAAAGATGGTTAGGTGGTATGCTCACTAACTTCTCTACGATCCGTAAGAGTGTAAAGAAAATGCAGAGCATCGAAAAAATGCTGCAGGACGGTACATTCGACAACATCACTAAGAAAGAACGTCTGACTTTAAGCCGCGATAAAGAGAAAATGGAGAAAGTGCTGGGTGGTATTGCCCAACTGGCACGTGTTCCAGCTGCTTTATTCATGGTGGATATCAGCCACGAGCACATTGCACTGGCTGAAGCTAAACGTCTCGGCATCACTACTTTCGGTATGGTTGATACCAACTCTGATCCTACTAAAGTAGATTTCGCTATCCCTGCGAACGATGACGCTACCAAATCTATTGCTATCATCACCAGCTACATCTGCGCTGCTATCGCAGAAGGTCTGTCTGAAAGAGCTACTGAGAAATCAGAAGAAGTAGAAGAGGAAGAAGAAGCAGATGACAAAGCACGCAAATTTGAAGTAGAAGGTGGTGAAGACCGCGAAAGAGGTCGTAAACCAGGTGCTCCGGGCGGAAGAGGCCAGGGCGGCGGCCAAGGCGGTGCTAACCGTGGTGGCGGCGGCAGAGGTCCAGGTGGTCCGGGTGGCGCTAACCGCGGTAGCGGTGGTCCTAACCGTGGCGGTGGTAATGCAGGTGGCGGTCAACGTCGTCCTTCCAACGCTGGCGGTGGTGCTCCTAGAAAACCAGGAGGCGGCAGATAA
- the rpsI gene encoding 30S ribosomal protein S9 yields MEKQKNTIGRRKEAVARVYINKGTGNITVNDKDYKNYFSLIYLQNQVELPFKTIDATDKFDVKINAQGGGIKGQAEAIKLGIARALCEVNIEFRPALKAAGLLKRDPRGVERKKPGKAKARRSFQFSKR; encoded by the coding sequence ATGGAAAAGCAAAAAAATACAATAGGTCGTCGTAAGGAAGCTGTTGCCCGTGTTTATATCAACAAAGGTACCGGTAACATTACTGTAAACGACAAAGATTATAAAAACTACTTTTCTTTGATCTACCTGCAAAATCAGGTGGAGCTGCCTTTCAAAACTATCGATGCAACTGATAAGTTTGATGTGAAAATCAATGCACAAGGTGGAGGTATCAAAGGTCAGGCAGAAGCGATTAAGCTGGGTATTGCCCGTGCACTGTGTGAAGTGAACATTGAATTCCGTCCTGCACTGAAAGCAGCTGGTCTGCTGAAACGTGATCCAAGAGGCGTTGAACGTAAGAAACCAGGTAAAGCGAAAGCAAGAAGAAGCTTCCAGTTCTCTAAACGCTAA
- the rplM gene encoding 50S ribosomal protein L13, producing MNTLSFKTKSANDAYVKRDWHIVDATNLTLGRVCAKMAAILRGKNKPYYTPHTDCGDYIIVINAEKISLSGNKMQEKEYMHYTGFPGGQRIELAKDLIRRRPEVLIEKAIKGMLPKNRLGRAMYKKLFVYAGAEHPHAAQKPQPLTF from the coding sequence ATGAACACATTAAGTTTTAAAACTAAATCGGCTAACGACGCTTACGTAAAGCGTGACTGGCATATAGTAGATGCTACTAACCTGACTCTTGGAAGAGTATGTGCTAAGATGGCAGCTATTTTAAGAGGTAAAAACAAACCTTACTATACGCCTCATACTGATTGTGGTGATTATATCATCGTAATCAATGCAGAAAAAATCTCTTTGTCCGGTAACAAAATGCAGGAGAAAGAATACATGCACTACACTGGTTTTCCTGGTGGTCAGAGAATCGAATTGGCTAAGGATCTGATCCGTCGTCGTCCGGAAGTATTGATCGAAAAGGCTATCAAAGGCATGCTGCCTAAGAACCGCCTGGGTCGCGCGATGTACAAAAAATTATTTGTATACGCAGGTGCTGAACATCCTCATGCTGCACAGAAACCACAACCATTAACTTTCTAA
- a CDS encoding RagB/SusD family nutrient uptake outer membrane protein, whose translation MKIKTYFSATMMALLVTGSACNNKLDIEPRQNIEASSAIKTASDVDQLLVGAYAVLGGPGLYGATLVMFPELYATDKASSAKYLGWIGTFDTPREVANKNISITNSDISRTWIQAYRAINIANTVLESLDVVTDDTQKKAFRGEALFLRATMNFELVRLFGQQWTGGVGGANGQLGIPLITKASSNDEIARQQPARKTVKEVYASIIQDLKEAGSLMLAENQNRATKYTAIALLSRVYLQQGDYANALARANEVINDGGFSLNPSVVSVFRTPNTSESIWELQQNDQNNAGNANDGLATFYANLAGGLGRADFNVSPAFKATFDPNDTRGNELIYVGAGAKPGNLACGKYTAYGQNIPLIRLSELFLTRAECNLRLGSAVGGSPADDLAEVRGRTGAAAIPAPTVNDILKERVFEFFGEGLAIHDLKRVGSPTYGGVVFNANVLVFPIPQRETSVNKNLEQNPGYGK comes from the coding sequence ATGAAAATCAAAACATATTTTAGTGCTACAATGATGGCCCTGCTGGTGACGGGGAGTGCGTGTAACAACAAACTGGATATCGAACCCAGACAAAATATTGAAGCCTCTTCCGCTATTAAAACAGCGTCAGATGTTGATCAGCTGCTGGTAGGCGCCTATGCGGTGCTGGGCGGACCTGGTCTGTATGGTGCTACCCTCGTCATGTTCCCGGAATTATATGCTACCGATAAAGCCTCCAGTGCAAAATACCTGGGCTGGATCGGTACTTTTGATACACCACGGGAAGTAGCGAATAAAAACATCTCTATTACCAACAGTGATATCAGCCGTACCTGGATACAGGCTTACCGTGCTATCAACATTGCCAATACTGTGTTGGAGTCACTGGATGTGGTAACCGATGATACCCAGAAAAAAGCATTCCGGGGAGAAGCACTTTTCCTGCGGGCAACCATGAACTTTGAACTGGTGCGTTTATTCGGGCAGCAGTGGACTGGCGGTGTTGGCGGTGCTAACGGACAGCTGGGCATACCACTTATTACAAAAGCCTCTTCCAATGATGAAATCGCCCGGCAGCAACCGGCGAGAAAGACTGTGAAGGAAGTATATGCGTCTATTATACAGGATCTGAAAGAGGCCGGCAGCTTAATGCTGGCGGAAAATCAGAACCGTGCTACCAAGTACACAGCTATTGCATTATTGTCCAGGGTATACCTGCAGCAGGGCGATTATGCCAATGCACTGGCCCGGGCCAATGAAGTGATCAACGATGGTGGATTCAGTCTGAACCCCAGCGTAGTATCGGTGTTCCGTACGCCTAATACCAGTGAAAGTATCTGGGAGCTCCAGCAGAATGACCAGAACAACGCCGGTAATGCCAATGATGGTCTGGCTACTTTTTATGCCAACCTGGCTGGTGGTTTAGGTCGTGCGGACTTTAACGTTTCACCTGCCTTTAAAGCCACCTTTGACCCGAACGACACCAGGGGCAATGAGCTGATTTATGTAGGAGCAGGCGCTAAACCAGGCAACCTGGCCTGCGGTAAGTATACTGCCTATGGTCAGAATATTCCGCTGATCCGCTTGTCCGAACTGTTCCTCACCCGTGCAGAATGTAACCTGCGGTTGGGTTCTGCAGTAGGGGGAAGTCCGGCGGATGATCTGGCAGAAGTAAGAGGCCGTACCGGCGCTGCTGCGATACCGGCACCTACCGTAAATGATATCTTAAAAGAACGCGTGTTTGAGTTCTTCGGAGAAGGGCTGGCTATACATGACCTGAAGCGGGTAGGTAGTCCTACTTATGGCGGGGTGGTCTTTAATGCCAATGTATTGGTATTCCCGATTCCGCAGCGCGAAACCAGCGTGAACAAGAACCTGGAGCAGAATCCGGGTTATGGTAAATAA